The Papaver somniferum cultivar HN1 chromosome 6, ASM357369v1, whole genome shotgun sequence genome segment GAACACGTGCCAGGTATTCTAGATTGTACAGGACATTAGCTATGAAGGTCCCATCATTGAGGGATCTCGTCAGTGAGCTTGAAAAGGGGGGAGTTTTGAAAGATGTAAAGTCATGAATGTTACAATATCCACGTGTATTTGTTGTTGTATCGAGTGTATCCTTTCTGTCTGTTCTCATGTCTCATGGAACAGTTTACCCCTCGCATTTTCACCCGAGATGTATAGCTTAGTGAGAGCTAACACTAGGTTTTGTTAATACCATTCTGTTTGTAGCAGTCCTTTCCGCCACTGTTGGTACTGCAACCATATTGTTATTTTTGTTATAATATCATATTTTTATTTCTGTGTCTGAAAATGAGACCCTTTTGTTTTGTAAAATGCTTAATTTTATGTGCCTCTGTTGTCATTTAACATGCTGGCCATAAATTAACATGTCATCTGTTATCGGCTTGAGCACATCTTTTTCTTAACAGAAATTAATTGGCCTTATAATATGCTACAATTGGAAGTGTATTTAGAAGCATAAGCTTTGAATGCCGGATAGTATCTTGCGGTATGCGTATCTCTCTTTTTGCGTTGCTTTTGTGTCTGGAGTGGCTGCATTCAGGAGTAAAAGTTAATAAAGATTAGGTGATATTTGTAATTATATGCCGTAGTTAATTCTAGTTTTAATGTTGTTCGCAATAAAAGCTTCAAgattttcttttggcagagataaaGGAGAAAAAAATCTTAAAGATTAGCTTTAACCAGGCTTAAGTTTTTCTTTATTCTTGCCTCAATTCTTTCTTCTATACCTTACCCTGTCTATATATGTGGGGAAAAGGTTTGATTGACTTCCATTTCTCAGTGTTTTGCAAGGAAATCAAAGACTAAAATTTTGTTACTATAAGAGAGACAAAGCAATGACAAGCATTTCAAGGTTTTTTGATGGATGCCCATCTTCAAATGAAGTTGCGCACATAGACTATGGTCATCATGTGTCTAAAGTTGGCTCATCTTTGGTAGGGACGAAGCGTAGTCGTACTACTGCTAACAATAATTATATTGTTTCATCAAAAGATGAAGGTGCGTTTGATGTTGACGGTGAGAAGCTactgaaaaaagaagaagatgcagCTGATCATCGTCCCCCAACTAAGTTTAAGAGCCATAAGGAAGCCGAGAGGAGACGTCGAGAACGAATCAATTCCCATTTCTTAACGCTCAAGTCCGTCCTCTCTAATACCTGCACCAAAGTAAAAGTTCAAACAAAATGCATTAGTGAAATTTCTTTAATGAATTTTGCCTAAATAAAAAGTTATGGGTTTAACATGGGGCAAAAGTTCTTACAGATTTTTCTAATGGCAGACAGATAAGGCCTCCTTGCTGACTGCGGCGGTGAATAAAGTGTTGGAACTCAAAACGGAAGCAGATAAAGCCATGAATCCACCAGATGAACCAGAGTATAAAGAGAACATCAAATTTTGGCCGTTTCCGAATGGGAATGATGATCTTGTCTTGGCTTATTACGACGACGAGAACTCAACTAAGTTTCTTAGAGCTACATTTAGTTGCGAAGATAAGGTGGGTTTGATGAGTGAAGTAGCAAAAGCAGTGAGGTCAGTTAAAGAAATAGGAAAGCTTGTCAAGAGTGAAATGTCAATTGTTGGAGGTCGAACCAAGTGCATGCTTCTCATCAAACTCTTGAAAACTTCTACTTCTACTCCTACTCCTGGTGGTGGTGGAACAGAAACAACAGGTGGTGGGACGACTACAAAATCTACGGTTAATCAGGGTAAAAATTCTAATACTAGTACGAGAAGAAGTATTATTTGCGACGATGATGATTTGGTTAAACTTCGAAGAGCACTGAAGCCTGTTGTTAATAAACAAACGACTACTACTGGTTCGGGTTATAAGGTTTCTTTATACAACAGTCGCTTCTTTCATCATTAATCATCATTCGCCCGCTTTCATCTATCCTGGAACTCTATCTTCTCTAATTCTCTGAAAAGATCTTTCTTTGCCTCATTTTAATTTCTACATGATATACTGTACTAGCCTACTGGGTAATGGTTTTGTGATTTTCTTTTTGCTCTCTCTCTCtatcgatatatatatatatatagatgcaAGAGATAAATCTGATACTAAATAAACGAATAAAATCTGTCTAATATTTTTTAATGATCCGACAGTCCTTGCTCTTGCTTTCGTGACCCATCATTATTCATTCTTGATTCACGATTTTGTGTTCTTACTTTTACTTAAACAACACACATCTTTACTCTTAAGCACAATTCCTATGGAAATTTGCTAATTATGATATTCGatcagccacgtggatgaacaaacgtACGAGGAAATGTATTTAGCTGCAAGCGTGCTGTTGAAAATTTGACACACGTGGTTGGTTGAGCCCCAGTGGTTGAAACATAGACGTAAACGTTTGAACAATGATTGATGGCGGTTAAATAAGAATCGTCAGCGTCTAACTTGTCAACGGCTCTATCCCAACGGGTTTAATTTTAGAAATACTATAATTTTTCAATCATTTTCACTCCATTCTCTACTTCCTAAATTCTCTAAGCGGAAAAATTAGTTTACAAAAATGAAGGTTGTCGCAAACAGTATAAGGAAAAAAGAAATCGGAAAGATGAGAGAATACCGACGCCTGCTAAAAATGTCGATTTTACTTAAAATCGTGTTGTTGAGTTTGCTTCACCGATTTTACTTTTACTTAACACCAGCCACACCTTTACTCTCAAGGACAATTCTTATGGGAATTTGCTAATTATGATATTTGGTCAATCACGGGGATGAAAAAACGACTTTTTCACTATGGGAAAATGTATTTAGCCAATGCGTAAGAAGCGTGCGGTTGAAGTTTTGACGCGCATGGGTGGTTGAGCCCGGTAGTTGAAGCATAGACGTAAATGTTTGAACAAGGATTTCTGACGGTTAAACAGGAATCGCCAACGGTTTTATTTCCAACAGTCTAATTTTTGAAACGCTATAATTTTTCAATCATTTTCACTTATATCACTCTATTCTCTATTTCCTAATTTCTCTAAGCGAAATCTTCAATATGTTCTTTACAATTATTAGAGAAACTAGTTTACAAAAATGAAAGATGTTATTATTAgtataaggaaaaaaaagaaatcgAAAAGATGAAAAAATACCGATACCTGTTAAAAATATCGATTTTTTACTTAAATTACGCCGTCGACTTTGCTTCATTGAATATAATTACGGATCCCAAGTCAATTCCAGGTCATATGTCAGGGCGTTAAGACCGAGATGGATATCATTAAATGAGAGGTGGATACAAAAACTTAAATGATGTCTAGGTAGCTTTACCCTATGCAGTCTGAGAAAGAATGGATAAATGTCGTTGGCATCGGTTTTATTTTGTTGATTACAAAAAACACGACAACGTTATTATTCAAATATTGGTAGAAAAATGGTGACCTATGACGCACACTTTCCATTTCGTGGACTTCGAAATTGTTAAGTTAACTAAAACAAAATTAATAGTtattttaaacaattattgattaaaccaaaataaataattaaatgataTCATTGTTGTGGTAGGAATTActccccttgatttgtatttgATTTGTGAAATACCAAATGGTGTGGGAGCTTCCCGTACCATTCAACCAATACGAATGGATGTGAAATAAAAATTGGAAAATGTTTTATCCATTGTTTTGGTATCCAATATACGTAAAATATGTTTCATTCCAATATACACTATGGGCTGTTATATTtctattactttttttttcttgtaggtTAAAATTTATATTCCATTTCTTCTAATGAGGGGTAGTTGAGTTTTGGTTTGCATATGGGTCTGGTGATCTTCAATAATGGAACGACAGGCGCATCGCGCGTGcgtattttcctagtatatataaaAGCAAGAGTCAAATCCGATACTAAATAAATGAATAAATTTGTCTAATATTTTTTAATGATTCGACAGTCCTTGCTCTTTCTCTCGTGACACATCATTATTCATTCTTGATTCACGATCTTGTGTTCTTACTTTTACTTAACACCAGACACACCTTTACTCTTAAGGACTATTCTATGAGAATTTGCTAATTATGATGATTGGTCAACCACGTGGATGAAAAAACGAGTTTTTCACTATGGGAAAAATGTATTTAACGACAGCGAAAGAAGCGTGCTGTTGAAGTTTTGACGTGCGTGTTTGGTTGATCCCCGACGGTTGAAACATTAGCGTAAACATTTGAACAATATTTGCTGGCGGTTAAACAAGAATCGCCATCGGATTTATTTCCAAACGGTCTAAATTTTGAAACAATATAATTTTTCAATCATTTTCACTCATACCACTCTATTCTCTGCTTCTAATTTCTTTAAGCGAAATCTTCAATATGTTATTTAAAATTATTAGAGAAACTAGTTTACAaaattgaaagatgttattatcagtataaggaaaaaaaagaaatcgAAAAGATGAAAAATTACCGATGCCTTCTAAGAATGTCGATTTTTTAATTAAATTACACCGTCGACTTTGCTTCATTGAATATAATTGCGGGTCCCAAGTCAATTCCAGGTCATATGTCGGGACGTTAAGGCCGAGATGGATATCATTAAATAAGAAGTGGATACAAAAACTTAAATGATGTTTACATAGCTTTAACCGATACAGTCTGAGAAAGAATGGATAAATGTCGTTGGCGTCGGTTTTATTTTGTTGACTACAAAAAACACGACAACGTTGTTATTCAAATATTGGTAGAAAAGTGGTGACCTATGACGCACACGTTCCATTTCGTGGACTTTGAAATTGTTAAATTTACTAAAACaaaattaataattatttttaacaaTTATTGATTAAACCTAAATAAATAATTTAATGATATCATTGTTGTTGTAGGAATTACTTCCCTTGATTTGTATTTGAGTTATGGAATACCAAATGGTGCAGGAGCTCCCCTTACCATCCAACCAATACGAATGGATGTGAAATAAAAATTGGAAAATGTTTTATCCATTGTTTTGGCATccaatatacataaaatatgtttCATTCCAATATACACTATGATGGCATCCCATAAATCTG includes the following:
- the LOC113291548 gene encoding uncharacterized protein LOC113291548, with amino-acid sequence MTSISRFFDGCPSSNEVAHIDYGHHVSKVGSSLVGTKRSRTTANNNYIVSSKDEGAFDVDGEKLLKKEEDAADHRPPTKFKSHKEAERRRRERINSHFLTLKSVLSNTCTKTDKASLLTAAVNKVLELKTEADKAMNPPDEPEYKENIKFWPFPNGNDDLVLAYYDDENSTKFLRATFSCEDKVGLMSEVAKAVRSVKEIGKLVKSEMSIVGGRTKCMLLIKLLKTSTSTPTPGGGGTETTGGGTTTKSTVNQGKNSNTSTRRSIICDDDDLVKLRRALKPVVNKQTTTTGSGYKVSLYNSRFFHH